In the Orcinus orca chromosome 19, mOrcOrc1.1, whole genome shotgun sequence genome, ACCACAGGGCCCACAAGTCAGAAACATCTACTACCTGGCCCCCTGCGGAGAGTCCGCTGACCCTGCCGCAGGTGAACGTGTTCCTCTGCAGGAAAGAAGCCTCACGTTCAGGGGACACTGGCTCGTCCCCCGTCTCTGGGCTGGAATCTCTCAGAGACGGGCAATCTAAGTTTGGGTGTCAACAGACAGATGCGTGCGAAACGGCTCACAAGGAACAATGATGCTGCACCTCCCCCGtcagcccctcccaccagcccagtcCCGGCCGTCTGTCCTGCGGCAACAGAAGCTACCGGAACGCAAGGCAGAGGCACCCAGAGCCAGGATGCAGCCCCCCTGGAGGCCGCCGCATCATCCGACACACCCGCCGCCCAGCAGCGACCAGGAGAGCTCGCGGGACAGGTGGCCAGGAAGGAAACACGGGAGGGAAACAGTGAAACCACTGGAAACGCTTCAGGTACCAAAAGGTTAATACGACAGAGACCGTTCCCAGCGCAGCCTGATTCTCCTCCACTGAGCCAGGCAGCTCTGACCGGGTCCAAGGTGCCTgcgggggggtgggcgggggcaaCAAACGCAGCACCGATGAAAAAGCAAGACCCACTCTCCAGGATAAAAGGAAAACGGCCTAAATTTCAGCCTGGACTCAACAATCCATTCACGCCACCAGCATTACGTTTAGGAGAGTCACCAtcgtggaaagagagagaaagggggacgACACGCAAACGCCTATCTCTAGAAAACGGGGATCTGCTTCCACATGCAGGACAGACGTGCTCAGAGGCCCCACGGGGTCTTCAGCTCCACAGGCTCCGGGGCTCACGTCCGAGTCCGCGCTGCGCACGGACACCAAACTCACCAAGAGAAAGACCCGCGAGGCCTGCATCTCCTCCACCTCCTGCTTTCTGGGCCCCAGCGTGGAACGGCTggcgcaggggacacaggagacACTCCGGCGCACgtctcctctgcccccaccccccccagcccACCTCTTGCCAAGTGTCCACACAGCGTGACCCCGGGCACCCGGATGACTTCGGGGGACTTGCCGGTGCGCCGACGGCTACTCGTACTCCAGGAACTGTTTGTGATAGAAGAGCAGGTACctgaggaggagagaggacagaGCATGCTTACTTCCACCTCCCGAGGGGTCGGAGCAAAACCACCCTGACCAGGACAGCCGCGCTCAGCCTGTCACCGCAGAGAAGAGACGGCAGGGAGGCGGCAGGGCCCCCAGTCCATGACCAGCCCGGCCTCCGTCCACCTGCTGGGCCCTGGCTGTGGCCGCCCCCCGGCCCTGTACACGGTCCCTCTCGGAAGGACGCCGGCTCCgggtcccagccccagcccacccGCCCGGCCTCCTCACGGCCACCACAGAGCCTCTCAGGGCTGCCCCACTGCTCGTGGCTCCAAGCCCAGACGCCTGCTGGAGCTCAGGgcagctggggtggggcaggagccTCACGGATGGTCTGGAGACCGAGGGGGGCAACGATGAGCGGGAAGGAGCGAATGGGGCGCAGAGGGGCGACGCGGTCCCGGGGCCCCGCGGGACACACCCCTCACTGTCCAGCACGTCTGCAATGCCAGCCTTGGTGATGATGGCGTCGTCACACTTGAACCACTGGTCCTTGTGCTGCCGGATGAAGCTGGTGTAGTGGCCACTCTCCAGGGTCCCCTGGTGGTTGACCACCGCAAACAAGGAGTACCTGGTTTGGGGACGGTGGCGGGAAATGGAGGTCACGACCCTGTCCCCACCAGGGACCACAGTCCCCACCGGGTAGCCGCCCAGGAGCAAACGCTGACAGGCGACAGCAGCACAGGGGAGAGGAGAACGGGCCCGCCTGGGAGGCGCTGTTGCTGCTCTACCCTCCCCGCCGCCACCAACAGGAGGAACCGGGAGAGGGGCCTCACCGCAatgcggcggggggggggggaggggggaggccccTCCCCGACAGAGGGTCAGTGGCAACACGACAGGAAGCAGGCCAGTGGCCAAGAGCAAGCAAGCCCAGCCACTGCCCCTCACACGCAGCACCTCCTGGGAGACGCAGGTGGGCCTCCCGCAAAGCCCCCGGCCCCACTCGCGCTCGAGGTGCCACTCACTTGTTATCGTTACTGAGACTGTCCACCGGCTGCTGGTACTGTCCGTTCATCCTGTTCTCTTTGCTGTAACGAACGGCGCAAACTCAGGCTCGATTAAAAGAGTTCACTAACAACCCGCGGTTCACATGGTATCGTGGGCACCGGGGACGCGCGACACCGGACGCCGTGCTGGTGCGGCTTCCACGGGTCCGCTTCTCCCAACGGCTCCATCTCAGGCAGAGATGACCCCCGAGTTAcggtggggaaaccgaggcccaggctGGGAAGCAGACTGCCGAGATCGAGGCTCAGAGCCGGCCCAGACCCACGTCTCCCTGCCAACCCGCAGGCGGGCAGGCAGGCAGCCTCCCCAGATCGTCCTGAGGCCCCGCCAACACTGGACTCAGGCCTCTGTTGCTTTAAGCCGCCCCACCTGTGGTTATTATTCACTAAGGCAGCCCTCCTACCAGGAAGCATCCTCCTATTTTTGCAAGGGTAAATTTCAAGCAGTCCCTGATACAAAGACTCCAAAACAAGATAAATGAAACCTACAACCACAAAACCGCTGTGTTGATTTGTATCCAATCTCAGTGCCTGTGGCTGAAATGCCTGAAATGCTGCCCTGAGCCAGCTGGTAGGAGGACAGCCTCCCTCACACAGGGACGGTCCTGGGGTGAGATCAGGACAGTGAGGTGTCACGGACGAAGTGACATCAGGGCCCACTGGGGCCTCATCAGGGACCTGGTGCCACGCCCACCCGACCACAGACACGGAGGACGAACCTGGAGGCCATGAAGGGGGTCATGTCCAGCTCCAGGGGGAAGGACACGTAGGTGGTGATCTTGCGCCGAAGCTTGGCCGAGTGTTCGAATCGCTGCAGAAGTGGGGGTGGGAAGGCTGTAGGGCTCCTCCGACAGCACAGTCTCTGTGGCTCCCTAAGTGGGCCTTTCCTGCATTTTCCGAACCGCCCTTGGCCACAGCTAGAGCTCAGAGTCCACAGGGCGACATAACCCACAGGGCTCAGCCCAGCCCTGAAATGATGCGCCCAACAGCAGGTGTGGACCTAGCACGGTGCCCGGTGGGATAAACAGGTAGGCCTGGGGATTTGGTTTCTGTCTTACATCTTTAAAGGGTCATGAAGTAAAAGAACGAGCAACAGAGACTGtatgctttacatgtaaaatCAGATCGCAAATACCCAAGACCAGCAAACACACTGTCTCTGCTGCATATTCTCTCATAATACATCATACACATGATTCATATTTGCTACTGGCCCTTCACAGGAACGTGCTGACCCCCAGACTAGACCTTAATGCTAAGGGTCCTTGCtttcaagtaaaagaaaatcGGAAAACTTGGGGTGAGGATAGAAGAACTTGGAGGAGAGGAGCAGTAAATCCCTAACCACCCCCCACCCAGAGTAACTCACCCTATTTTCATTATGAAGCAATTACTTTCTGATTCACGGGCAAACCTCCCGGCGACAGACACGAGCAGAGTAGTTTACAGGCACCGCCCTCTCTGCTCCACAAGCACGGACGGACTCtgcacacccacccaccctcAGGCCCCGCGTGCTCAGGGAACTCACTTTGAGATGGAAGCAGGCCACGATGGGCAGCTTCTTCATGGTGAGCTGCTTTGTGGACTCCTGGTAGCTATGGCAACCGCTACACTTGATCTTGGCACTGCTTCCTAAGTGCTCTGGTCTGGTAAACCTGCAACGCAGTGAAAACATggatttttagggaaaaaagatGGCAGCagtaagagaggaaaaagagaaaagttatttTATCACTTTCAGGGGGTTCACGTCCTtcctaaaaacacacacacagttaggGACGTTTATAACTTCACAATGAAAAAgctattccttcctttctcttctcgaGCACGTCAAAAAATATTTACCCTCAACTTTTTTGGAAAATGAAAGTCTGGTgaactcaaaataattttctaactACTGTTAAGACCCAGCCATCAAATCTGTCCCTGAAAAGTGACAACCAGCACTCACACAAAAACTGTACATGAGTGGCTACTGCACTTTTATCTGtaaaggccaaaaaaaaccctGGAAGCAATGCAGATGTCCTTCAGCGAATGAGTGGTTAAGCCGTGTACACCATGGAATACTAGTAAGCAATAAAAAGGAGACAACTGGTGATGCACACAACCtagatgaatctccagagaatcaggatgagtgaaaaaagtcaatcCTTGAAAGGTTACATGATGTATGATTCCACggatataacattcttgaaatgtggaatttctagaaatggagaacagatttgcGGCTGCCAGGAGTTAAGGAGGCAACAAGGGTAGGAGGTGCAGGACGTGTGGTTGTGAGGGACCCTGTGGGGGTGCAAGCATCCTGCATCTTGACTGCAGGGATGTTGAGATCCTGCTGACTGTGACATTGTGCTGTAATTTTacaagatgttaccactggggaaAACTGGGGAAAGAGTACACAGGATCTCTCTGGATTGTATCTTACAACTGCACGCAAaactacaattatctcaaaataaaaagtttaattaaaaacgTTTTCATCACCTTCAGAAAAGGCCACGAGCCACAGCAGGAGGGCGGCCCTGCTGGGTGTGACTCTGTCCGTAAGTCACTAAAGGCCGCGGACCTCCAGCCTCtgccggggtggggggcactCAGGGACAGAAACAGCTCGTCTGCTGGCCATCCCGTCTTCCCTCAGCTTTCGTGCGGGAACGTGGGGCCCAGGGGCGCCTGGCTTTACCAGGACTTTCCCCGAGCAGCCATGAGGAAGGGCCCCCTCCCCACAAGGCGCGGACGCCTCACCTCCGCAGGCAGTCCGTGAGGGTCGTGGTTCCCGACGCGTGGCTCTCTCCGTTCACCACGCTGCCCTCGCTCCCAGGGCTCAGTGGCCAGAAGGGGGTGGAAGAGCCGGGCAGGTCCAGGCTGATGTCCCAGAAGGGGTCGATGGTGGTGGAGACCCCACTAGGAGCAAGCAGGGGGGACGGGTGAGCACCACGGCCCGGGGGCAGCGCAGCGACAAGGCCCCGCGACACTTGGCCGGCAGCACCGGGGCTGCAGAGGCCGCACTTACTGGCACACTTGGCAGGTGACGTCGGACTGCAGCCCCCCTGTGAAGATCTGGTCTATGATGCAGTTGCAGTGGTTAGGATTGTTGGCCTTTTTCCCATTATCATCACCTGGCAAGAGACGGTGGCTCTGGGACCCTGGGCCCCCAAGGCAGCCAGCCCACTGCCAAGCCGCTGACCCAAGGGGCAGAGCTGGCGCAGGAGGGCCCAGGTTTCCACGGGGGCGCAGGAGGGACACGCCGTGTGCTTTCAGTTTCTCCCCCTTGCTCCTCCCTGTGAACAGTTCCCTGTCATCCACCTGGCAGGCCCAGTAACAGGCCCTGAGAAACAGCCCCCGCCCTCACCTCTGCAGCGCCCACCTCTGCAGCGCCCACCTGTGCAGCGCCCACCTGTGTAGCGCCCACCTGTGCAG is a window encoding:
- the USP22 gene encoding ubiquitin carboxyl-terminal hydrolase 22 isoform X3, yielding MRAKSCVCHACGAHLNRLHSCLHCVFFGCFTKKHIHEHAKSKRHHLAIELMYGGIYCFLCQDYIYDKDIEIIAKEEQRKAWKMQGVGEKFSTWEPTKRELELLKHNPKRRKITSNCTIGLRGLINLGNTCFMNCIVQALTHTPLLRDFFLSDRHRCEMQSPGSCLVCEMSSLFQEFYSGHRSPHIPYKLLHLVWTHARHLAGYEQQDAHEFLIAALDVLHRHCKGEHCTGDDNGKKANNPNHCNCIIDQIFTGGLQSDVTCQVCHGVSTTIDPFWDISLDLPGSSTPFWPLSPGSEGSVVNGESHASGTTTLTDCLRRFTRPEHLGSSAKIKCSGCHSYQESTKQLTMKKLPIVACFHLKRFEHSAKLRRKITTYVSFPLELDMTPFMASSKENRMNGQYQQPVDSLSNDNKYSLFAVVNHQGTLESGHYTSFIRQHKDQWFKCDDAIITKAGIADVLDSEGYLLFYHKQFLEYE
- the USP22 gene encoding ubiquitin carboxyl-terminal hydrolase 22 isoform X4, which produces MYGGIYCFLCQDYIYDKDIEIIAKEEQRKAWKMQGVGEKFSTWEPTKRELELLKHNPKRRKITSNCTIGLRGLINLGNTCFMNCIVQALTHTPLLRDFFLSDRHRCEMQSPGSCLVCEMSSLFQEFYSGHRSPHIPYKLLHLVWTHARHLAGYEQQDAHEFLIAALDVLHRHCKGEHCTGDDNGKKANNPNHCNCIIDQIFTGGLQSDVTCQVCHGVSTTIDPFWDISLDLPGSSTPFWPLSPGSEGSVVNGESHASGTTTLTDCLRRFTRPEHLGSSAKIKCSGCHSYQESTKQLTMKKLPIVACFHLKRFEHSAKLRRKITTYVSFPLELDMTPFMASSKENRMNGQYQQPVDSLSNDNKYSLFAVVNHQGTLESGHYTSFIRQHKDQWFKCDDAIITKAGIADVLDSEGYLLFYHKQFLEYE